The sequence TCAGGATTGTTACGTCTGAAGATTGCCATAACACGGTAAGCAATTTTTTCTCCCATAAGTGTAACTAATGAACCTAGCAAGATAACTACAATACCAAAGATCGTATTAACAGTCATTGCTTCGCCAAGAATTAGAAGTGATAGGACTGGTGCCAATGCAGGCTTAACTAGGAAAATCAATGAAGCCTGCAAGATTCCAACTTTTTCCATTGATAGGAAGTACAATCCAAATGCCACACCTGTGACTAAGATTGAAATGTACAAGATCAATGGCAAGGTTTGTAAGGAAATGCCTTGGAAGTATGGAATATTACTAAATTGTGAAAAGTTACTAGGAATAGCGTTAGCAACGGCTGGAATATGACTGATACCCATCAAGATACCGAGTTCTCCAGAACCGAATAAGAAAGCTAGACAAGTCATTGAAAGACCATTCAAGCCTATCTTTCCACCGTAAACACGTGACATAACACCGTAAACACCAAAGATAATTGATGATAATAAACCTAACATGATTCCCATTGCACCTGATAAGTGGAATGGATTA comes from Companilactobacillus pabuli and encodes:
- a CDS encoding DMT family transporter; amino-acid sequence: MIPTFLFSSMEIALKIAGGQFNPIELNFIRFLIGGLALLPFTILYLKKNNVKISRSGWGRIALTGFVIVVVSMTLYQISIGMSKASVIAIMLSANPIFGLIIGFVFLKEKLSRTNVLALILTLVGLLIIINPFHLSGAMGIMLGLLSSIIFGVYGVMSRVYGGKIGLNGLSMTCLAFLFGSGELGILMGISHIPAVANAIPSNFSQFSNIPYFQGISLQTLPLILYISILVTGVAFGLYFLSMEKVGILQASLIFLVKPALAPVLSLLILGEAMTVNTIFGIVVILLGSLVTLMGEKIAYRVMAIFRRNNPEAHQEVDELEVVKDKIENSELAKRRKATEEAVRDTLEAKKENREVPSED